Proteins from a genomic interval of Lolium perenne isolate Kyuss_39 chromosome 1, Kyuss_2.0, whole genome shotgun sequence:
- the LOC127292610 gene encoding uncharacterized protein has product MAGHQYNNSQMSRMDHMNQPRNEPPPFGQKLFMHPRSDAPNGAGPSGYGGTAVRSNDLPSSSYASQSYSQQSGAPGTFHASHVYPPAGSSSSGYAPYNTQQHLSYPHRPEDNFISGIHVDDRRVALKRRNPITHPADGVSARGYYPGSSSNNQFSGYMPPNPVPTPESCPPQITSNMGSSHWSDHHFINHEGSQRNVRGRHDHNSIHSEYNTPTACPSSSIHLPPYRPNANAPFGSAPVQRDRAPLSLPPRIVPPGTDGSTSIAFRERQYYPAPQGTNIGAHMPVRPGSSDSAPFVHGGYAPRSAHHTTVRNYLPPAFATSSHSSVVRCEPSNPHYQPAIPSYPPATSAASSSVQPLHAEAAASLRHPRHVSVGHTGSARSRRMRDSFHCFNPSTIEDNNLGRSAAERFMMLDQLVIHESREAFDPHWDMRLDIDDMSYEELLALEERIGNVNTGLADEKISGCVMELACHSSYANTHNDQDNARCVICLEEYRHRDSLGRLKCGHDFHVGCIKKWLEVKNACPVCKADAANETT; this is encoded by the exons ATGGCTGGGCATCAGTATAACAATTCCCAGATGTCCAGAATGGATCATATGAACCAGCCACGCAATGAACCTCCACCTTTTG GTCAAAAGTTATTTATGCATCCTAGAAGTGATGCACCTAATGGAGCTGGGCCATCTGGTTATGGGGGTACAGCAGTTAGATCAAATGACCTTCCATCTTCAAGCTACGCCAGTCAGTCTTATAGTCAGCAGAGTGGAGCCCCTGGAACCTTTCATGCTTCCCATGTTTATCCTCCTGCTGGAAGCTCTAGTAGCGGCTATGCACCATACAATACTCAACAGCATCTAAGCTACCCACATAGGCCTGAAGATAATTTTATTTCTGGAATCCATGTGGATGACAGAAGGGTTGCACTGAAGCGAAGAAATCCCATCACTCATCCTGCAGATGGTGTCAGTGCCAGAGGCTATTATCCTGGCAGTTCTTCCAATAATCAGTTCTCTGGTTACATGCCTCCCAATCCAGTTCCTACCCCTGAATCCTGCCCTCCACAAATAACTTCAAACATGGGTTCAAGCCACTGGAGTGATCATCACTTTATAAATCATGAAGGATCTCAGAGGAATGTGAGGGGACGCCACGATCATAACTCTATCCATTCAGAATATAATACACCTACAGCTTGCCCATCAAGCAGCATTCATTTGCCACCTTACCGTCCAAATGCAAATGCCCCTTTCGGAAGTGCACCAGTACAACGTGATAGAGCTCCTTTATCTCTACCTCCAAGAATTGTCCCCCCAG GAACAGATGGAAGCACTAGCATAGCATTCAGAGAGAGGCAATACTATCCTGCTCCGCAGGGCACCAACATAGGTGCTCACATGCCAGTACGTCCTGGTTCTTCTGACAGTGCACCATTTGTTCATGGTGGATATGCTCCTAGATCAGCTCACCATACCACTGTCCGCAATTATCTTCCACCAGCTTTTGCAACTTCTTCCCACTCTTCCGTAGTCCGGTGTGAGCCTTCTAACCCCCACTATCAACCTGCAATCCCCAGCTACCCCCCTGCAACCTCTGCAGCATCATCAAGTGTCCAGCCATTACATGCTGAAGCTGCTGCATCTTTGAGACATCCAAGGCATGTATCCGTAGGGCACACTGGTAGCGCAAGGAGTAGAAGGATGAGGGATTCCTTTCATTGTTTCAATCCTTCGACGATTGAGGACAATAACTTGGGAAGATCTGCAGCCGAG CGGTTTATGATGCTGGATCAGTTGGTCATCCACGAATCAAGGGAAGCATTTGATCCTCACTGGGACATGAGACTAGACATTGATGACATGAGTTATGAG GAGCTCCTGGCTTTGGAAGAAAGAATAGGCAATGTGAACACTGGTCTGGCGGACGAGAAAATCTCAGGCTGTGTGATGGAGCTTGCTTGCCACAGCTCTTATGCAAATACACACAATGATCAAGACAATGCAAGATGCGTAATTTGCCTG GAGGAATACAGGCACAGGGACTCTCTCGGGAGGCTGAAATGCGGGCACGACTTCCACGTGGGCTGCATCAAGAAGTGGCTGGAGGTGAAGAACGCCTGTCCGGTTTGCAAAGCTGATGCCGCAAACGAGACCACCTGA